A single window of Ananas comosus cultivar F153 linkage group 19, ASM154086v1, whole genome shotgun sequence DNA harbors:
- the LOC109725106 gene encoding DNA-directed RNA polymerases II, IV and V subunit 3-like — protein GGGGGGGGGASYQRFPKVRIRELRDEYAKFELRETDASVANALRRVMLAEVPTVAIDLVEVEVNSSVLNDEFIAHRLGLVPLTSDAAMAMRFSRDCDACDGDGQCEYCSVEFHLAVRCDADQTLDVTSADLRSTDPKVCPVDVARALDADPTSYDSTAADQRGIIIVKLRRGQELRLRAIARKGIGKDHAKWSPAATVTFMYEPSIHINEEMMETLTLEEKSSWVESSPTKVFDIDPNTQQVVVIDPEAYTYDDEVIKKAEAMGKPGLVEIYPKEDSFIFTVESTGAIKASQLVINAIEVLRQKLDAVRLQEDTDLGELSAHLHGGG, from the exons gggggtgggggtgggggtgggggtggggcgTCGTACCAGCGGTTTCCGAAGGTGCGGATACGGGAGCTGCGGGACGAGTACGCGAAGTTCGAGCTGCGGGAGACGGACGCGAGCGTGGCGAACGCGCTGCGGCGGGTGATGCTGGCGGAGGTGCCGACGGTGGCAATCGAcctggtggaggtggaggtgaaCTCGTCGGTGCTCAACGACGAGTTCATCGCGCACCGCCTCGGCCTCGTCCCGCTCACCAGCGACGCCGCCATGGCCATGCGCTTCTCCCGCGACTGCGACGCCTGCGATGGCGACGGCCAGTGCGAGTACTGCTCCGTCGAGTTCCACCTCGCCGTCCGCTGCGACGCCGACCAGACCCTCGACGTCACCTCCGCCGACCTCCGCTCCACCGACCCCAAGGTCTGCCCCGTCGACGTCGCCCGCGCCCTCGACGCCGACCCCACCTCCTACGACTCCACCGCCGCCGACCAGAG GGGCATAATTATTGTGAAGTTGCGTCGTGGGCAAGAACTAAGGCTTCGAGCAATTGCAAGGAAAGGGATTGGCAAGGACCATGCAAAATGGTCGCCTGCTGCTACCGTCACTTTTATGTATGAGCCTTCAATTCATATCAATGAAGAAATGATGGAAACTTTAACACTTGAAGAGAAAAGCAGCTGGGTTGAGAGCAGCCCTACCAAAGTTTTTGATATTGATCCGAACACCCAACAG GTGGTGGTGATTGATCCTGAGGCATACACATATGACGATGAGGTGATCAAGAAAGCGGAAGCCATGGGCAAGCCGGGGCTCGTCGAGATTTACCCCAAAGAGGACAGCTTCATTTTCACGGTGGAGTCGACAGGTGCGATCAAGGCTTCCCAATTGGTGATCAATGCTATAGAGGTCCTTAGGCAGAAGTTGGATGCAGTTCGCCTTCAAGAAGACACCGATCTTGGTGAACTCAGTGCTCACCTCCATGGTGGAGGCTAA